The following coding sequences lie in one Spinacia oleracea cultivar Varoflay chromosome 1, BTI_SOV_V1, whole genome shotgun sequence genomic window:
- the LOC130465492 gene encoding protein DETOXIFICATION 45, chloroplastic-like, which produces MEETDVKDPNLKQSLESATSQISQLALSNSPTGVANLAAVFLFPLFINYFQMGVTGAATATVVSQYIGSFLMIWFLSKRVILLPPKFGDLKFGVYLKSGGFLIGRTVAVLITMTIGTSMAARQGPLAMAAHQICMQVWLAVSLLTDRLAASGQV; this is translated from the exons ATGGAGGAGACAGATGTTAAAGATCCAAATTTAAAGCAATCTCTGGAGTCTGCTACTTCTCAGATTAGCCAGCTAGCTCTTTCTAATAGTCCTACTG GTGTTGCCAATCTTGCAGCTGTTTTTCTGTTCCCGCTTTTcataaattattttcagatGGGTGTCACTGGAGCAGCCACTGCCACTGTTGTGTCTCA ATACATAGGTAGCTTCTTGATGATTTGGTTTCTTAGCAAGAGAGTAATATTATTACCTCCAAAATTTGGAGATCTGAAGTTTGGGGTCTATTTAAAATCTG GTGGATTTCTGATTGGAAGAACTGTGGCTGTTTTGATAACTATGACGATTGGGACCTCGATGGCTGCTCGTCAaggtcctctagctatggctgcTCATCAAATCTGTATGCAAGTGTGGTTGGCTGTCTCTCTTTTAACTGATAGATTGGCCGCATCTGGTCAGGTATGA